The following are from one region of the Pelagibius sp. CAU 1746 genome:
- a CDS encoding protoglobin domain-containing protein, with the protein MSESQSRAKKLEYLRIDQEARSLLSEFRPTVEKLIPQILDDFYRHIGEEDELRSMFVNEAHAAHAREAQAKHWMRMFSGKFDDEYFDSVARIGKAHCQLGLQPGWYIGGYGLIKQALIAAVLKEAAAGAVSFNGKGRLAKASKLIQSIDKAISLDMDLAISVYLAEKDADFSSRLNDLADQFGDVIAGIIGALSQSSAGLSAEAEGLQSNSEGTAQQADTAKNGAEEANSNAQTVAAAVEELSASIGEIASQVSDAARVTDAAVTKAATMTDSVGGLNEAAEKVGGIVRLIEEIAEQTNLLALNATIEAARAGEAGKGFAVVAGEVKSLAQQTANATGEIAGHVRAIQEATSGVGNQIDDISRAIGQMGEASGAIASAIEEQTSVTQEISRSVAETSTGVGAVLEAMQSVSAAAAETRQSAGKVTSASEDVRGKAQELDEQSKVFIDRIRHADRRKEVREETDASCMLTIDGKTISARMVDISPSGAAIRANGCDFQIGAAAVLQIDGHGNRLEGEVVSATTNRISLKFRPKLAEDVADKLRGVRRTAQASEAA; encoded by the coding sequence ATGTCCGAGTCCCAGTCGCGCGCCAAGAAGCTTGAGTACCTTCGTATCGACCAAGAGGCGCGCAGCTTGCTGAGTGAATTCCGTCCGACGGTCGAAAAGCTGATTCCGCAGATCCTCGACGACTTCTACCGCCACATCGGCGAGGAAGACGAACTACGGTCCATGTTCGTCAACGAAGCCCACGCCGCCCACGCCCGCGAGGCCCAGGCGAAACACTGGATGCGCATGTTCTCCGGAAAGTTCGACGACGAGTACTTCGACTCCGTCGCGCGCATCGGCAAGGCGCACTGCCAACTGGGCCTGCAGCCGGGCTGGTACATCGGCGGCTACGGCCTGATCAAGCAGGCCCTGATCGCCGCGGTCCTCAAGGAGGCGGCGGCGGGCGCGGTGAGCTTCAACGGCAAAGGGCGGCTGGCGAAGGCGAGCAAGCTGATCCAGTCGATCGACAAGGCGATCTCCTTGGACATGGACCTTGCCATCTCCGTCTACCTGGCCGAGAAGGACGCCGACTTCTCCAGCCGCCTCAACGACCTGGCCGATCAGTTCGGCGACGTGATCGCGGGCATCATCGGCGCTCTGTCGCAGTCCTCCGCCGGCCTTTCGGCGGAAGCCGAGGGGCTGCAAAGCAACTCCGAAGGAACCGCGCAGCAGGCGGATACCGCCAAGAACGGCGCCGAGGAGGCCAACTCCAATGCCCAGACCGTGGCCGCTGCCGTGGAAGAGCTTTCCGCCTCGATCGGGGAGATCGCGTCCCAGGTGAGCGACGCCGCAAGGGTGACCGATGCCGCCGTGACCAAGGCGGCGACCATGACCGACAGTGTCGGCGGGCTCAACGAGGCGGCGGAGAAGGTCGGCGGCATCGTCCGGCTGATTGAGGAGATTGCCGAGCAGACCAACCTGCTGGCCCTCAACGCCACCATTGAGGCCGCTCGGGCCGGAGAGGCCGGGAAGGGTTTCGCGGTCGTCGCCGGCGAGGTGAAGTCCTTGGCCCAGCAGACGGCCAACGCCACGGGAGAGATCGCGGGCCATGTCCGGGCCATCCAGGAAGCGACCTCCGGCGTCGGCAATCAGATCGACGATATTTCCAGGGCCATCGGGCAGATGGGGGAGGCCTCCGGCGCCATCGCTTCGGCCATCGAGGAACAGACCTCCGTGACCCAGGAGATTTCGCGCAGCGTTGCCGAGACCTCGACGGGCGTTGGAGCGGTGCTGGAAGCCATGCAATCGGTCTCCGCGGCGGCGGCGGAAACCCGGCAGAGCGCCGGCAAGGTGACTTCCGCTTCCGAAGACGTGCGCGGCAAGGCGCAGGAACTGGATGAACAGTCCAAGGTCTTCATCGATCGCATCCGCCACGCCGACCGCCGCAAGGAAGTGCGCGAGGAAACCGACGCTTCTTGCATGCTGACTATCGACGGAAAAACCATTAGCGCTCGCATGGTGGACATCTCGCCTTCGGGCGCGGCGATCCGCGCCAATGGCTGCGACTTCCAGATCGGCGCTGCCGCCGTGCTGCAGATCGACGGACACGGCAACCGCCTGGAAGGCGAAGTGGTGAGCGCCACGACGAATCGTATCTCTTTGAAGTTTCGCCCGAAGCTGGCCGAAGACGTGGCCGATAAGCTACGAGGCGTCCGCCGCACCGCTCAGGCGTCCGAAGCCGCCTGA
- a CDS encoding NAD+ synthase — MADALKIALAQCNPTMGDIAGNLALLRKARAEAAAAGADLVVASEMVITGYPTEDLVLKPMFLDAALSAIEALAQDTADGGPGMIVGGPWRQDPNAKPPLFGKVFNTAYVLDGGKVVTHRTKHELPNYGVFDEKRVFGAGPLPGPVNYRGVRLGVMVCEDMWLPDVSECLEESGAEILVVINGSPFEMDKIEERMQLAVQRVTETGLPLIYVNQVGGQDELVFDGASFALNADHGLPVQLPAFEEALEVVEWRRGDDSNGGGWAAAAGRQVAPDSDLELAYRALILGLRDYVNKNRFPGVILGLSGGIDSALTAAVAVDALGPERVHSVMMPSPYTSQESLDDAAEAAQLMGIEIDSVSIEPAMKAFDEMLQPILNGYAADTTEENIQARSRGLTLMAVSNKLGYMVLSTGNKSEVSVGYATLYGDMVGGFNPMKDLYKTMVFELARWRNQALPPGALGPAGRVIPERIITKPPSAELKPDQKDEDSLPPYPILDDILKGLIEGEESVDVIAARGHDRELVNRVWHMLELAEYKRRQACPGVKITRRAFGKDRRYPITNAFRGPA, encoded by the coding sequence ATGGCTGACGCTCTGAAGATCGCGCTCGCGCAGTGCAACCCCACCATGGGCGATATCGCCGGCAACCTGGCCCTGCTGCGCAAGGCGCGGGCCGAGGCCGCGGCGGCAGGCGCCGATCTGGTGGTCGCCTCGGAGATGGTCATCACCGGCTACCCCACCGAGGACCTGGTGCTGAAGCCGATGTTCCTCGACGCCGCCCTCAGCGCCATCGAGGCCCTGGCGCAGGACACCGCCGACGGCGGCCCCGGCATGATCGTCGGCGGCCCCTGGCGCCAGGACCCGAACGCCAAACCGCCGCTGTTCGGCAAGGTCTTCAACACCGCCTATGTGCTGGACGGCGGCAAGGTGGTCACTCACCGCACCAAGCACGAGCTGCCGAACTATGGCGTCTTCGACGAGAAGCGTGTCTTCGGCGCCGGCCCCCTGCCGGGCCCGGTGAACTACCGCGGCGTGCGCCTGGGCGTCATGGTCTGCGAGGACATGTGGCTCCCCGACGTCAGCGAGTGCCTGGAGGAGTCCGGCGCGGAGATCCTGGTGGTCATCAACGGCTCGCCCTTCGAGATGGACAAGATCGAAGAGCGCATGCAGCTCGCCGTTCAGCGCGTCACGGAAACCGGCCTGCCGCTGATCTACGTGAACCAGGTCGGCGGCCAGGACGAGCTGGTCTTCGACGGCGCCTCCTTCGCCCTCAACGCCGACCACGGCCTGCCGGTCCAACTCCCCGCCTTCGAGGAGGCGCTGGAGGTGGTCGAGTGGCGGCGCGGCGACGATAGCAATGGCGGGGGCTGGGCGGCGGCGGCGGGACGCCAGGTGGCGCCGGACAGCGATTTGGAACTGGCCTATCGCGCGCTGATCCTGGGCCTGCGCGACTACGTGAACAAGAACCGCTTTCCGGGCGTCATCCTGGGACTTTCCGGCGGCATAGACTCGGCGCTGACCGCCGCCGTGGCGGTCGACGCACTGGGGCCGGAGCGCGTGCACAGCGTGATGATGCCCTCGCCCTACACCAGCCAGGAAAGCCTGGACGATGCCGCGGAAGCCGCGCAGTTGATGGGCATCGAGATCGACAGCGTCTCGATCGAGCCGGCCATGAAGGCCTTCGACGAGATGCTGCAACCGATCCTCAACGGCTATGCTGCCGATACGACGGAAGAGAACATCCAGGCGCGCTCGCGCGGCCTGACCCTGATGGCTGTCTCCAACAAGCTCGGCTACATGGTGCTGTCGACGGGCAACAAGTCCGAGGTCTCGGTCGGCTACGCCACGCTCTACGGCGACATGGTCGGCGGCTTCAATCCCATGAAGGACCTCTACAAGACCATGGTCTTCGAGCTGGCGCGCTGGCGCAACCAGGCGCTGCCGCCGGGCGCGCTGGGCCCGGCCGGGCGAGTCATCCCGGAGCGCATCATCACCAAGCCGCCCTCGGCCGAGCTGAAGCCCGACCAGAAGGACGAGGACAGCCTGCCGCCCTATCCGATACTGGACGACATCCTGAAGGGGCTGATCGAGGGCGAGGAAAGCGTCGACGTCATCGCCGCGCGCGGCCACGACCGTGAACTGGTGAACCGCGTCTGGCACATGCTGGAGCTGGCGGAGTACAAGCGCCGCCAGGCCTGCCCCGGCGTGAAGATCACCCGCCGCGCCTTCGGCAAGGACCGCCGCTATCCGATCACCAACGCCTTCCGCGGCCCCGCGTAA
- a CDS encoding SufE family protein, translating to MTHTTANDSRVEELIGNFSFLDDWEDRFRYVIDLGRKLEPMDEALKTEETKVRGCTSQVWIVDEVRPGTPPTLHFIADSDAHIVKGLIAVLMEIYDGRTPEEILAVDIKGAIGQLGFEQHLSPNRANGLFSMVERIRALAAKEAQGKA from the coding sequence ATGACGCACACCACCGCCAACGACTCTCGCGTCGAGGAACTGATCGGCAACTTCTCCTTCCTGGACGACTGGGAAGACCGCTTCCGCTACGTCATCGACCTGGGGCGCAAGCTGGAGCCCATGGACGAGGCCCTGAAGACGGAGGAGACCAAGGTGCGCGGCTGCACCAGCCAGGTCTGGATCGTCGACGAGGTCCGCCCCGGCACGCCTCCCACCCTGCACTTCATCGCCGACAGCGACGCCCACATCGTCAAGGGGCTCATCGCCGTGCTGATGGAGATCTACGACGGCCGCACGCCGGAGGAAATCCTGGCGGTGGACATCAAGGGGGCCATCGGCCAGCTCGGTTTCGAGCAGCACCTGAGCCCCAACCGGGCCAACGGCCTGTTCTCCATGGTCGAGCGCATCCGCGCCCTGGCCGCCAAGGAAGCTCAAGGGAAGGCCTGA
- a CDS encoding nicotinate phosphoribosyltransferase, translated as MPEGPSRPKSPETEAEGLTACGVGWPTAEADISAWTDVYFKRTRKAVERFGDIQATYAIFMRRPVISAPRLALDWLADIGRRRGVSFEIDLRYPEGKWVGAGEPMFYVTGPLSQLSDLETLLLQKLGPACVAAYNAYAMCADLPKVAFLAMDARHCAGTEMAELMAYAASVGSERARRKVGAVGFIGNATDATAHYFGLDAGRGTMPHAFIGYAGSTLRAAEMYDETFPDEPMTVLVDYFAREVTDALTCCRRFPRRAAAGSLAVRIDTPGGRFIEGLDPPESYAVLERNAPGALRGYRSDDELRYLVGPGVSAAAVWRMRECLDREGFNKVKIVASSGFGPAKCRLMAEAKAPVDVIGTGSYLPSKWSETYATADVVDYDGVPRVKVGREFLLRR; from the coding sequence ATGCCCGAAGGCCCCAGCCGGCCCAAATCCCCTGAAACCGAGGCGGAGGGGTTGACCGCCTGCGGCGTCGGCTGGCCGACCGCCGAAGCCGACATCTCCGCCTGGACCGACGTCTACTTCAAGCGCACCCGCAAGGCGGTCGAGCGCTTCGGCGATATCCAGGCCACCTACGCCATCTTCATGCGCCGCCCGGTCATCTCCGCGCCGCGCCTGGCCCTCGACTGGCTGGCCGACATCGGCCGGCGCCGCGGCGTCAGCTTCGAGATCGACCTGCGCTATCCCGAGGGCAAGTGGGTCGGCGCCGGCGAGCCCATGTTCTACGTCACCGGCCCGCTGTCGCAGCTCTCGGACCTGGAGACCCTGCTGCTGCAGAAGCTGGGGCCGGCCTGCGTGGCCGCCTACAACGCCTATGCCATGTGCGCGGACCTGCCCAAGGTGGCCTTCCTGGCCATGGACGCGCGGCACTGCGCGGGCACGGAGATGGCCGAGTTGATGGCCTATGCCGCCTCCGTGGGCTCGGAGCGGGCGCGCCGCAAGGTCGGCGCGGTCGGCTTCATCGGCAACGCCACCGACGCCACCGCCCACTACTTCGGCCTCGACGCCGGGCGCGGGACCATGCCCCACGCCTTCATCGGCTACGCCGGCTCGACCCTGCGCGCCGCGGAAATGTACGACGAGACCTTCCCCGACGAGCCCATGACTGTGCTGGTCGACTACTTCGCGCGCGAGGTGACCGACGCCCTCACCTGCTGCCGGCGCTTCCCGCGCCGCGCCGCAGCCGGCAGCCTGGCAGTGCGCATCGACACCCCCGGCGGCCGCTTCATCGAGGGCCTGGACCCGCCGGAATCCTATGCGGTGCTGGAGCGCAACGCCCCCGGCGCCCTGCGCGGCTACCGCTCCGACGACGAGTTGCGCTACCTGGTCGGCCCCGGCGTCTCCGCCGCCGCCGTCTGGCGCATGCGCGAATGCCTGGACCGCGAGGGCTTCAACAAGGTGAAGATCGTCGCCTCCTCCGGCTTCGGGCCAGCCAAGTGCCGCCTCATGGCCGAGGCCAAGGCTCCGGTCGACGTCATCGGCACCGGCTCCTACCTGCCTTCGAAGTGGTCGGAAACCTACGCCACCGCGGATGTCGTGGACTACGACGGCGTGCCGCGGGTGAAGGTCGGGCGCGAGTTCCTGTTGCGCCGCTAG
- a CDS encoding class II 3-deoxy-7-phosphoheptulonate synthase, with product MATPWAPDSWRSKPIRQVPDYADKAALERVEQQLSNYPPLVFAGEARRLRAQLAQVAEGKAFLLQGGDCAESFAEFHPNNIRDTFRVMLQMAVVLTFGAGCPIVKVGRMAGQFAKPRSAPTETIDGVELPSYRGDIINGIEFTKDAREPDPERLVRAYNQAAATLNLLRAFAQGGFADLHKVHQWNLEFVSDGAQGQRYDELAGRIDEALNFMRACGIEPATVPELRETDFYTSHEALLLWYEQALTRTDSLTGQWYDCSAHMLWIGDRTRDPAEAHVEFMRGICNPIGMKCGPTTDPDDLIRLLDTLNPKNEAGRLTLIARMGHDKVAEHLPALIRAVEREGKKVVWSCDPMHGNTIKSASGYKTRPFDRVLAEVKNFFAVHRAEGSYAGGVHFEMTGQDVTECIGGAQAISDETLGDRYHTHCDPRLNAKQSLELAFLISEALKDERIARQNGDSDKVAAAS from the coding sequence ATGGCCACCCCCTGGGCGCCCGATAGCTGGCGCAGCAAGCCGATCCGGCAGGTGCCGGACTACGCCGACAAAGCCGCGCTGGAGCGTGTGGAGCAGCAGCTCTCCAACTATCCGCCGCTGGTTTTTGCCGGCGAGGCCCGCCGGCTGCGCGCGCAGCTGGCCCAGGTGGCGGAAGGCAAGGCTTTTCTGCTCCAGGGCGGCGACTGCGCGGAAAGCTTCGCCGAGTTCCACCCGAACAACATCCGCGACACCTTCCGGGTGATGCTGCAGATGGCGGTGGTGCTGACCTTCGGCGCCGGCTGTCCCATCGTGAAGGTGGGCCGCATGGCCGGCCAGTTCGCCAAGCCGCGCTCGGCGCCGACGGAGACCATCGACGGCGTCGAGCTGCCGAGCTACCGCGGCGACATCATCAACGGCATCGAGTTCACCAAGGACGCCCGCGAGCCGGACCCCGAGCGCCTGGTGCGCGCCTACAACCAGGCCGCCGCAACGCTGAACCTGCTGCGCGCCTTCGCCCAGGGCGGCTTCGCCGACCTGCACAAGGTGCACCAGTGGAACCTGGAGTTCGTCTCCGACGGCGCCCAGGGCCAGCGTTACGACGAACTGGCCGGACGCATCGACGAGGCGCTGAACTTCATGCGCGCCTGCGGCATCGAGCCGGCGACGGTGCCGGAGCTGCGCGAGACCGACTTCTACACCAGCCACGAGGCGCTGCTGCTGTGGTACGAGCAGGCGCTGACCCGCACCGACAGCCTGACCGGCCAGTGGTACGACTGCTCGGCCCACATGCTGTGGATCGGCGACCGCACCCGCGACCCGGCGGAGGCGCACGTCGAGTTCATGCGCGGCATCTGCAACCCCATCGGCATGAAGTGCGGCCCGACCACGGACCCGGACGATCTGATCCGCCTGCTCGACACGCTCAATCCGAAGAACGAGGCCGGCCGCCTGACCCTCATCGCCCGCATGGGCCACGACAAGGTGGCCGAGCACCTGCCGGCGCTGATCCGCGCCGTCGAACGCGAGGGCAAGAAGGTGGTGTGGTCCTGCGATCCCATGCACGGCAACACCATTAAGTCGGCCAGCGGCTACAAGACGCGGCCCTTCGACCGGGTGCTGGCCGAGGTGAAGAACTTCTTCGCCGTGCACCGCGCCGAGGGCAGCTACGCCGGCGGCGTCCACTTCGAGATGACCGGCCAGGACGTCACCGAGTGCATCGGCGGCGCCCAGGCGATCAGCGACGAGACGCTGGGCGACCGCTACCACACCCACTGCGACCCGCGCCTCAACGCCAAGCAGTCGCTGGAGCTGGCCTTCCTCATCTCCGAGGCCCTGAAGGACGAGCGCATCGCCCGCCAGAACGGCGACAGCGACAAGGTCGCCGCGGCCTCCTGA
- a CDS encoding TetR/AcrR family transcriptional regulator, producing the protein MIRRDRRQEILQAAGRVVLDQGVGAFTLEAVAAAAGVSKGGLLYHFATKEELLSGMVDQLIEMTEARIERAMAKDEGPGRWTRAYLAACAVDPSGQDPLDRLATALLAAGATDPGLLDSLRRHETAWNDLSRADGLDATTASIVRLAADGLWMNDLFGIEVLSARERKAVLKRLGEMTRSGESGS; encoded by the coding sequence ATGATCAGACGCGACAGACGGCAGGAAATCCTTCAGGCGGCCGGGCGGGTCGTGCTGGACCAGGGCGTCGGCGCCTTCACCCTGGAGGCGGTGGCCGCCGCGGCCGGCGTCAGTAAGGGCGGGCTGCTCTACCACTTCGCCACCAAGGAAGAGCTGCTGAGCGGCATGGTCGACCAGTTGATCGAGATGACCGAGGCGCGCATCGAGCGCGCCATGGCCAAGGACGAAGGACCGGGCCGCTGGACCCGCGCCTACCTGGCCGCCTGCGCGGTCGACCCTTCGGGGCAAGACCCGCTGGACCGGCTCGCCACCGCCCTGCTGGCCGCCGGGGCTACCGACCCCGGCCTGCTGGACAGCCTGCGGCGGCATGAAACGGCGTGGAACGACCTCAGCCGTGCCGATGGCCTGGATGCGACGACCGCCAGCATCGTGCGCCTGGCCGCCGACGGCCTGTGGATGAACGATCTCTTCGGTATCGAGGTGCTCTCGGCGCGGGAGCGCAAGGCGGTGCTCAAGCGCCTCGGGGAGATGACCCGGAGCGGGGAGAGCGGATCATGA
- a CDS encoding multidrug efflux SMR transporter: MTAPVIPYLLLVLAIVTEVIATSALKASDGMTRLWPAGIVVVGYAVAFLLLAQTLKTLPVGLTYAIWAGVGVVGVALVGIFYFGETMTLAKAAGIALIIVGVILVQTNSA, from the coding sequence ATGACCGCGCCCGTTATCCCCTACCTGCTGCTGGTCCTGGCCATTGTGACGGAGGTGATCGCCACCTCGGCGCTGAAGGCCTCCGACGGCATGACGCGCCTCTGGCCTGCGGGCATCGTCGTCGTCGGCTACGCCGTCGCCTTCCTGCTGCTGGCCCAGACCCTGAAGACGCTGCCGGTCGGCCTGACCTACGCCATCTGGGCAGGGGTCGGGGTGGTCGGCGTCGCCCTGGTCGGCATCTTCTATTTCGGCGAGACCATGACCCTGGCCAAGGCGGCGGGCATCGCGCTGATCATCGTCGGCGTGATCCTGGTGCAGACCAACTCCGCCTAG
- a CDS encoding DUF1287 domain-containing protein: MPASTLPTRRRCLGTLAGSLAGGLMLGALPPARPAAAALASRNPARRLAARLNAAALARTRAKVVYDPAYVRLAYPGGDVPADRGVCSDVVIRSYRALGIDLQQLVHEDMRTAFDAYPRHWGLSRPDSNIDHRRVPNLETFLRRQGAALPASGDPADYRPGDLAAWNLRGSSGFLPHIGIVTDRRGITGRPKVVHNIGAGPRLEDVLFDWPMTGHYRWLPLELARDERAPE; this comes from the coding sequence ATGCCCGCTTCGACCTTGCCGACCCGCCGCCGCTGCCTCGGCACCCTGGCCGGTAGCTTGGCCGGTGGCCTGATGCTGGGCGCGCTGCCGCCCGCCCGGCCTGCCGCCGCCGCACTCGCCTCCCGGAATCCGGCCCGGCGCCTGGCGGCGCGGCTCAACGCCGCCGCCCTGGCGCGCACCCGGGCAAAGGTGGTCTACGACCCCGCCTATGTGCGCCTCGCCTACCCCGGCGGCGACGTGCCTGCGGATCGCGGCGTCTGCTCCGACGTGGTGATCCGCAGCTACCGCGCCCTCGGCATCGACCTGCAGCAGCTTGTGCACGAGGACATGCGCACCGCCTTCGATGCCTACCCCAGGCACTGGGGCCTCAGCCGGCCCGACAGCAACATCGACCACCGCCGGGTGCCCAACCTGGAGACCTTCTTGAGACGCCAGGGCGCCGCCCTGCCGGCCAGCGGCGACCCGGCGGACTACCGGCCCGGCGACCTGGCGGCCTGGAACCTAAGGGGAAGTTCGGGCTTCCTGCCGCACATCGGCATCGTGACGGACCGCAGGGGGATCACCGGGCGGCCCAAGGTGGTGCACAACATCGGCGCCGGGCCGCGCCTGGAGGACGTGCTCTTCGACTGGCCGATGACCGGTCACTACCGCTGGCTGCCGCTCGAGCTTGCCAGGGATGAACGGGCTCCGGAGTAG
- a CDS encoding DUF1127 domain-containing protein → MTRVLLWAFFAAAAPLVLWQHRLRERNALERLPDYILRDIGLHPAEVREETRKPFWRA, encoded by the coding sequence TTGACCCGCGTCCTGCTCTGGGCCTTTTTCGCCGCCGCGGCCCCGCTGGTTCTCTGGCAGCACCGCCTGCGCGAGCGCAATGCCCTGGAACGCTTGCCCGACTACATCCTGCGTGACATCGGCCTTCACCCCGCCGAGGTGCGTGAGGAAACGAGAAAGCCTTTCTGGCGGGCCTAG
- the gcvA gene encoding transcriptional regulator GcvA, whose amino-acid sequence MAVPPLPALRTFEVAARHLSFTKAAAELHVTQGAVSQQIKQLEASLGFALFNRGARGLTLTDKGEALAETAQRAFRRLFDKIEELRQPEEGGILTVSASPSLAVKWLIPRLGRFYQRHPEVDLRIRPDPMVIDLLAQSDSVDMAIRFGQGPFPELTAVPFMHETVFAVASPELLAKGPPLRRPRDLKHHTLLHSDSVRLEVNSMANWEVWLTLLNVTGVDANAGPTFPSSYMLLQAAMHGQGVALTWAALADDDLRAGRLVRLFDRALEGSMSYFALTTRAAARKPKVIAFRDWLLEEGRSFTHGAAPPPQDVPLK is encoded by the coding sequence ATGGCGGTGCCGCCGCTGCCGGCCCTGCGCACCTTCGAGGTCGCGGCCCGGCACCTCAGTTTCACCAAGGCAGCCGCCGAGTTGCACGTCACCCAAGGCGCTGTCAGCCAGCAGATCAAGCAGTTGGAGGCCAGCCTCGGCTTCGCTCTCTTCAACCGTGGAGCGCGTGGCCTGACGCTGACCGACAAGGGTGAAGCCCTGGCCGAGACGGCGCAGCGCGCCTTCCGCCGCCTCTTCGACAAGATCGAGGAACTGCGCCAGCCGGAGGAGGGCGGCATCCTGACAGTTTCTGCCAGTCCCTCCCTGGCGGTGAAGTGGCTGATTCCCCGCCTGGGACGCTTCTATCAGCGCCACCCGGAAGTCGATCTGCGTATTCGTCCCGATCCCATGGTGATCGATCTGCTGGCCCAGTCGGACAGCGTCGACATGGCGATCCGCTTCGGCCAGGGACCGTTTCCCGAGCTGACGGCGGTGCCCTTCATGCACGAGACGGTTTTTGCCGTGGCCAGCCCGGAGTTGCTGGCCAAGGGGCCGCCGCTGCGCCGGCCCCGCGACCTGAAGCACCACACCCTCTTGCACAGCGATTCGGTACGCCTGGAGGTGAATTCCATGGCCAATTGGGAAGTCTGGCTGACGCTTCTGAACGTCACCGGCGTCGACGCCAATGCGGGGCCGACCTTTCCCAGCAGCTACATGCTGCTGCAGGCGGCGATGCACGGCCAGGGCGTGGCGCTGACCTGGGCGGCGCTGGCCGACGACGACCTGCGCGCGGGGCGCCTGGTGCGCCTTTTCGACCGGGCGCTGGAGGGCTCCATGAGCTACTTCGCCCTCACCACCCGGGCCGCCGCGCGCAAGCCGAAGGTCATCGCTTTCCGCGACTGGCTGCTGGAGGAGGGACGCAGTTTCACCCATGGCGCCGCGCCGCCGCCGCAGGACGTGCCGCTGAAGTGA
- the cimA gene encoding citramalate synthase gives MVNDKRVYLFDSTLRDGAQCQGVDFTVPDKGAIARALDKLGLDYVEGGWPGANPTDDAFFADPPDFKTSRFVAFGMTRRPGRSADNDPGLAALLNSKADAICMVGKSWDFHVDVALEIPRAENVAMIADSVAHALTRKDEVMFDAEHFFDGYKSNPQYALECIEAAHKAGARWVVLCDTNGGTLPDEVERIVAQVCEKIPGSHVGIHCHNDTENAVANSLAAIKSGARQVQGTLNGLGERCGNANIISLIASLKLKSDYDIGIDDHGVSQLTHVSRLLDERLNRQPARNAAYVGESAFAHKGGLHVSAVAKDPRTYEHIDPALVGNRRHIVVSDQAGRSNILARLSEVGIELDPKDPGVNKLVEEVKSREFEGYAYDGAEASFELLARRARGEVPGYFSLTRFRIMDDRRWNAKGELVTESEATVTLEVAGHAKMEVADGNGPVNALDTALRKALVPVYPQLQDMRLVDYKVRILTPQAGTRAVTRVMIESADASGRRWTTIGVSTNIIDASFNALHDGITWKLFQDGASIPQEVAE, from the coding sequence ATGGTAAACGACAAGCGGGTCTATCTTTTCGATTCGACCCTGCGCGACGGGGCGCAGTGCCAGGGCGTGGACTTCACGGTGCCCGACAAGGGCGCCATCGCGCGCGCCCTGGACAAGCTGGGCCTCGACTACGTCGAAGGCGGCTGGCCGGGGGCCAATCCGACCGACGACGCCTTCTTCGCCGATCCGCCGGACTTCAAGACCAGCCGCTTCGTCGCCTTCGGCATGACCCGCCGGCCCGGTCGCAGCGCCGACAACGATCCGGGTCTGGCCGCGCTGTTGAACTCCAAGGCCGACGCCATCTGTATGGTCGGCAAGTCCTGGGATTTCCATGTCGACGTGGCGCTGGAGATTCCCCGCGCCGAGAACGTCGCCATGATCGCCGACTCCGTCGCCCATGCCCTGACCCGCAAGGACGAGGTGATGTTCGACGCCGAGCATTTCTTCGACGGCTACAAATCCAATCCGCAATATGCGCTGGAGTGCATCGAGGCGGCCCACAAGGCCGGCGCCCGCTGGGTGGTGCTCTGCGACACCAACGGCGGCACCCTGCCGGACGAGGTCGAGCGCATCGTGGCGCAGGTCTGCGAGAAGATCCCCGGCAGCCACGTCGGCATCCACTGCCACAACGACACCGAGAACGCTGTGGCCAACTCCCTGGCCGCGATCAAATCCGGCGCGCGCCAGGTACAGGGCACGCTCAACGGCCTGGGCGAGCGCTGCGGCAATGCCAACATCATCTCGCTCATCGCCTCGCTGAAATTGAAGAGCGACTACGACATCGGGATCGACGATCACGGCGTGTCGCAGCTTACCCATGTGTCGCGGCTGCTCGACGAGCGGCTCAACCGTCAGCCGGCGCGCAACGCCGCCTACGTCGGGGAGTCGGCCTTCGCGCACAAGGGCGGCCTGCACGTCTCCGCCGTCGCCAAGGATCCGCGTACCTACGAGCACATCGACCCGGCCCTGGTCGGCAACCGCCGCCATATCGTGGTCTCCGACCAGGCGGGGCGCTCCAACATCCTGGCGCGCCTCAGCGAGGTCGGCATCGAGCTCGACCCCAAGGATCCCGGCGTCAACAAGCTGGTGGAAGAGGTGAAGTCGCGCGAGTTCGAGGGCTATGCCTACGATGGCGCCGAGGCCTCTTTCGAGCTGCTGGCCCGCCGGGCGCGCGGCGAGGTGCCGGGCTACTTCTCGCTGACCCGCTTCCGCATCATGGACGACCGGCGCTGGAACGCGAAGGGCGAGTTGGTGACCGAGTCGGAGGCCACGGTGACTCTCGAAGTCGCCGGTCACGCTAAGATGGAGGTGGCCGACGGCAACGGCCCGGTCAACGCGCTGGACACCGCCCTGCGCAAAGCCCTGGTGCCGGTCTACCCGCAGCTCCAGGACATGCGCCTGGTGGACTACAAGGTGCGCATCCTCACGCCGCAGGCCGGCACCCGCGCGGTGACGCGCGTGATGATCGAGAGCGCCGACGCCAGCGGCCGGCGCTGGACCACCATCGGCGTCTCGACCAATATCATCGACGCTTCTTTCAACGCCCTGCACGACGGCATCACCTGGAAGCTTTTCCAGGATGGAGCGTCGATTCCGCAGGAGGTTGCCGAATGA